Proteins from a single region of Candidatus Margulisiibacteriota bacterium:
- the gcvH gene encoding glycine cleavage system protein GcvH, with protein sequence MYPDNLKYSKEHEWVKADGRIATIGITHYAQDSLGDIVYVELPPLGKEFKARQEFGVAESVKSVSSLYTPVSGKIVARNDALDGKPQLVNDSPYGEGWIIKVEMSDPAEVNALLSAADYQKILK encoded by the coding sequence ATGTATCCGGATAATTTAAAATACAGCAAAGAACACGAGTGGGTCAAGGCCGACGGCCGGATCGCCACGATCGGCATTACCCACTACGCGCAGGATTCCCTGGGGGATATCGTTTACGTCGAGCTCCCCCCGCTCGGCAAGGAGTTCAAGGCAAGGCAGGAGTTCGGTGTGGCCGAGTCGGTCAAATCGGTCTCCAGCCTGTATACTCCTGTTTCCGGCAAAATCGTCGCCCGCAATGACGCCCTCGATGGAAAACCGCAGTTAGTCAATGATTCCCCCTACGGCGAGGGGTGGATCATCAAAGTGGAGATGTCTGATCCCGCGGAGGTGAACGCGCTTCTCTCCGCCGCCGATTATCAAAAGATCTTAAAGTGA
- a CDS encoding tetratricopeptide repeat protein: MMLFRKSINVRVLWPLLLASGTAFACCRKAPPPPPPEKPLSSEKPSCPGDSLTSALFRGLELPCPKAGKELPSDYNSLTRKVDGNIGKKNGLVEAEELFQEVFDNRPVYRPVIQELYRAGLEDPLEERTEIKDYVLRLFNKFRPQTELDKAILLFRAVIPPSESFEVGGGPYYGLRTEENGLAIPFNMEWNAPLRKKHGSLLPKELIAASPEERVAVCLEYSHLLVSLLRAAGIEAHANGKSVGRHVYTIANLGGQKYKLDTLKGSKGVARRKLIEILGEPDASWQVFFINPNEETVLFGSRRIVEKEIRRRIKDPIKQAKILIVFKQSQQLVFEPTVTEADTDRESIADHYNSEGVVLAEQGKIPEALEAYDKALEINPDFLNAWINKRLVRRKQEKK, translated from the coding sequence ATGATGCTTTTTAGAAAATCAATTAACGTCAGAGTTTTGTGGCCCCTGCTTCTTGCGTCTGGAACGGCTTTCGCCTGTTGCAGAAAGGCGCCTCCCCCTCCTCCGCCGGAAAAACCATTAAGTTCCGAAAAACCCTCATGTCCGGGGGACTCCTTGACTTCAGCGCTTTTTAGGGGCTTGGAACTTCCCTGCCCTAAAGCAGGCAAGGAACTGCCGTCAGATTACAACTCACTAACAAGAAAGGTTGATGGAAATATAGGGAAGAAGAACGGCCTTGTAGAAGCCGAGGAGCTTTTTCAAGAAGTTTTTGATAATCGTCCAGTATACCGTCCAGTCATTCAGGAATTGTATCGGGCCGGACTAGAGGATCCTCTCGAAGAACGGACTGAAATAAAAGATTACGTTTTGCGGCTTTTTAATAAATTTCGCCCTCAAACCGAACTGGACAAAGCTATTCTTCTATTTAGGGCAGTTATTCCTCCTTCCGAAAGTTTTGAGGTTGGGGGGGGCCCCTATTATGGACTTCGCACGGAAGAAAATGGGCTGGCTATTCCCTTCAATATGGAGTGGAACGCCCCTTTGAGGAAAAAACATGGTTCTCTTTTACCCAAGGAATTGATTGCGGCTTCTCCAGAAGAGAGAGTCGCGGTTTGCCTTGAATACAGCCACCTTTTGGTCTCCCTCCTTCGCGCCGCGGGAATTGAAGCCCACGCGAATGGAAAATCAGTCGGCCGCCATGTTTATACCATCGCTAACCTGGGAGGACAGAAATACAAATTGGACACGCTCAAAGGCAGCAAAGGCGTTGCTAGAAGAAAGCTCATAGAGATTCTTGGGGAACCGGATGCTTCCTGGCAAGTATTTTTTATTAATCCTAACGAAGAAACTGTACTCTTTGGCTCTAGGCGGATTGTTGAAAAAGAAATAAGGCGAAGGATTAAAGATCCAATTAAACAAGCAAAAATTTTGATCGTTTTTAAACAATCTCAACAATTGGTTTTCGAGCCAACAGTTACAGAAGCCGACACCGACCGAGAAAGCATTGCTGACCATTATAACTCCGAAGGAGTGGTACTCGCCGAGCAAGGAAAAATCCCGGAAGCGCTCGAAGCCTACGATAAAGCACTGGAAATTAATCCTGATTTTCTTAATGCCTGGATCAATAAAAGACTTGTGCGTCGTAAGCAAGAGAAAAAATAG
- a CDS encoding tetratricopeptide repeat protein yields MDFDKYSLCKFSANLVKEVNDNLSGKWEEEKMNINFKKPTGMSRAWRALFLASCTTLACHKGAPPARQAEKPKAALCPGGSLSDALFGGLGLPCPKAGKKLASDYNSLTMKVDGNVGKKNDFVEAEELFEEVFNHRPAYRPVIQDLHRAGLEDPFEERAEIKDFVLQLFKKFQPQTELDKAILLFRAVIPPSQSFTVNGVSYRGLTIKEGGLALPLDFGLLAPLRRKYGDLLPKELIGSPPPDRVAACLEYSHLLVSLLRAAGFEAHTNGKTVPSHAYTIANLRGQKYKLDAVKTVVARRNLLKILGETDASWQAFFINPNEEILTFVPTVEEKIRRMIKDPIKRAKILTVFQQSQQLTFEPTATGAGTDRESIALHYNNEGASLAEQGKIPEALDAVNKALEIDPNCAAAWNCKGATLQRQGKLTEALEAVNKALEIDPNFAAAWNGKGVVLLKRENLSEALGALDKALEINPNDAEAWSNKGAVLFAQGKRPEALEAWRNKGVALAKQGKFIEALEAFNKVLEINPNYAEAWRGKGIVLAKQGKLTEALEAYNKALEINPNYADAWNNKGVVLAKQGKFPEALEAFNKALEINPNYADAWNNKGGGLVAQGKLPEAFEAYNKALEINPNDAEAWSSKGVVLAKQGKFPEALEALDKALEINPNYAEAWSGKGAVLLKQGKPTEALEALNKALEINPNDTVAWTGKGVTFKKQGKLTEALEALDKALEIDPNLAHAWFHKGDVFANQGKLNEAIRAYNKALEINPNEAEAWFNKGNVLKKQGNLDEAEKCFKRAKELGLDAPHP; encoded by the coding sequence TTGGACTTTGATAAATATTCTCTTTGCAAATTCAGTGCAAACCTTGTCAAGGAAGTCAACGATAACTTGTCTGGGAAATGGGAGGAGGAAAAGATGAATATTAATTTTAAAAAACCGACAGGTATGAGTCGGGCTTGGCGGGCGCTGTTTCTTGCGTCTTGTACAACTTTGGCCTGTCACAAAGGAGCGCCTCCTGCTCGCCAAGCAGAAAAGCCAAAAGCAGCCTTATGCCCAGGGGGCTCCCTGAGCGACGCACTTTTTGGGGGCTTGGGGCTGCCCTGTCCCAAAGCAGGCAAGAAACTGGCGTCAGATTACAACTCATTAACAATGAAGGTTGACGGAAACGTGGGGAAGAAGAACGACTTTGTAGAAGCCGAGGAGCTCTTTGAAGAGGTTTTCAACCATCGCCCAGCCTACCGTCCAGTCATTCAGGATTTGCACCGGGCCGGCTTGGAAGATCCCTTCGAAGAAAGAGCTGAAATAAAAGACTTTGTCCTTCAGCTTTTTAAAAAATTCCAGCCTCAGACCGAACTGGACAAGGCCATTCTTTTATTTAGGGCGGTTATTCCTCCCTCTCAAAGTTTTACGGTCAACGGCGTAAGTTATCGCGGGCTGACCATTAAAGAAGGCGGGCTGGCCCTCCCTCTCGATTTTGGTCTTCTTGCCCCCTTAAGAAGAAAATACGGAGATCTTTTGCCCAAAGAGTTAATCGGCTCGCCTCCGCCGGATCGGGTGGCGGCCTGTCTTGAATACAGCCATCTTTTGGTTTCTCTCCTTCGCGCTGCTGGGTTTGAAGCTCACACGAATGGAAAAACAGTCCCCTCCCATGCTTATACAATCGCTAACCTGAGAGGACAGAAATATAAATTGGACGCAGTAAAAACCGTTGTTGCCAGAAGAAATCTCTTAAAGATTTTGGGGGAAACTGATGCTTCATGGCAAGCATTTTTTATTAACCCTAACGAAGAAATTTTAACCTTTGTGCCGACTGTCGAAGAGAAAATAAGGAGAATGATTAAGGATCCAATTAAACGAGCAAAAATTTTGACCGTCTTTCAACAATCCCAACAACTAACTTTCGAACCAACGGCAACAGGCGCCGGCACTGACCGAGAAAGCATTGCTTTACATTATAACAACGAAGGAGCGTCACTCGCCGAGCAAGGAAAAATCCCGGAAGCGCTCGACGCCGTCAATAAAGCGCTGGAAATTGATCCTAATTGTGCTGCGGCCTGGAACTGCAAGGGGGCAACGCTTCAAAGACAAGGAAAGCTTACTGAAGCCCTGGAAGCCGTCAATAAAGCGCTGGAAATTGATCCTAATTTTGCTGCGGCCTGGAACGGCAAGGGGGTTGTCCTTCTCAAGCGAGAAAACCTCTCGGAAGCGCTGGGAGCCCTTGATAAAGCACTGGAAATTAATCCTAATGATGCTGAGGCCTGGAGCAATAAAGGGGCTGTCCTTTTCGCGCAAGGAAAACGCCCGGAAGCGCTTGAAGCTTGGCGTAACAAGGGAGTTGCGCTCGCCAAGCAAGGAAAATTCATTGAAGCGCTTGAAGCTTTCAATAAAGTGCTGGAGATTAATCCTAATTACGCTGAGGCCTGGCGCGGTAAGGGAATTGTCCTTGCCAAGCAAGGAAAGCTTACTGAAGCTCTGGAAGCCTACAATAAAGCGCTGGAAATTAATCCTAATTATGCTGATGCCTGGAACAATAAGGGAGTTGTCCTTGCCAAACAAGGAAAGTTCCCGGAAGCGCTTGAGGCTTTCAATAAAGCCCTGGAAATTAATCCTAATTATGCTGATGCCTGGAACAATAAGGGAGGGGGACTTGTCGCGCAAGGAAAACTCCCGGAAGCGTTCGAAGCCTACAATAAAGCGCTGGAAATTAATCCTAATGACGCTGAGGCCTGGAGCAGTAAGGGAGTTGTCCTTGCCAAACAAGGAAAGTTCCCGGAAGCGCTCGAAGCCCTCGATAAAGCTTTGGAAATTAATCCTAATTATGCTGAAGCCTGGAGCGGTAAGGGGGCTGTCCTTCTCAAACAAGGAAAGCCTACTGAAGCGCTTGAAGCTCTCAATAAAGCTTTGGAAATCAACCCCAACGATACTGTTGCCTGGACAGGAAAAGGAGTTACGTTTAAAAAACAAGGGAAATTAACTGAAGCGCTTGAAGCGCTCGATAAAGCCTTGGAAATTGATCCTAATCTTGCTCATGCCTGGTTCCATAAAGGAGATGTGTTTGCTAACCAAGGGAAATTAAATGAAGCAATTAGGGCTTACAATAAAGCCCTGGAGATTAATCCTAACGAAGCTGAGGCTTGGTTCAATAAGGGGAATGTGCTTAAAAAGCAAGGAAACTTAGATGAAGCGGAAAAATGTTTTAAGCGGGCGAAAGAGCTGGGGTTAGATGCCCCTCACCCTTAG
- the gyrA gene encoding DNA gyrase subunit A, translating to MIRRKKFKETAAAEPATEPIFRANVMPTTIEHEMKTSYIDYAMSVIVGRALPDVRDGFKPVHRRILFAMDELGLQPGKPHKKSARVVGEVLGKYHPHGDSAVYEAMVRMAQDFSLRYPLVDGQGNMGSVDGDSAAAMRYTEARLSKLAVEMLADLDKETVNFGPNFDESLQEPLVLPSRIPNLLVNGSSGIAVGMATNIPPHNLTEVIDGLVALADNPETTLEAIQKIVTGPDFPTGGLICGRQGINDAYTTGRGLLTLRARYDLERVKNNKEAIIVTEIPYQVNKAETIEQIAELVKDKKIQGISDLRDESDRDGMRIYIELKRDASREVVLNQLFKHSNLQVTFGVNMLALVGGQPKLLNLREMMAEYLKHREEVVTRRTKYELRRAEEQAHILEGLVICVSNIDAIVNLIKKSKSVDDAREALIDKFDLSKIQAQAILDLKLQRLTALERLKIEEELKALKKLIGELKEILASRKKLLALVKKELLEVKEKYGDKRRTEISAPAEDVNIEQLIPEMEVAVLITRDGYVKRVPVSSFKSQLRGGRGVAGMSTREEDEIENIFTASTHAFVLFFSNRGRVYKLKVYDLPEASRSGKGQAIANVLQVEQGESVTSAVAVSDFEKKSFLMMATKNGMVKKVPVEDFANIRRSGIIAIKLKEGDELRWVQETDGKREVILGAESGLMIRFSEKVVRPMGRTAAGVRGIRLQKKDAVVSMDVLNDGGDLLVISRGGFGKRMKLDEFSAQNRGGKGHIAIKLRDNDTVSQMKIIHGSDELLFVSARGTMSRQKASGISAQGRYAKGVRIQRVDEGDYIVDVASIISNEEAAEVLEQALETEQERKEEMLQKIKEERAQLPIKRTRRRKKD from the coding sequence ATGATCAGAAGAAAAAAGTTCAAGGAAACGGCCGCGGCCGAGCCGGCGACTGAGCCGATCTTCCGGGCCAACGTTATGCCGACGACGATCGAGCACGAAATGAAGACCTCCTACATCGATTACGCGATGTCGGTCATCGTCGGCCGCGCTTTGCCGGACGTGCGCGACGGCTTTAAACCGGTCCACCGCCGGATCCTCTTTGCCATGGACGAGCTGGGACTGCAGCCGGGCAAGCCGCATAAGAAATCGGCCCGCGTCGTCGGGGAAGTCCTCGGTAAGTACCACCCGCACGGCGACTCGGCCGTTTACGAAGCGATGGTCCGGATGGCCCAGGATTTTTCGCTCCGCTACCCGCTGGTCGATGGCCAGGGGAACATGGGGAGCGTCGACGGCGACTCGGCGGCGGCCATGCGCTATACCGAAGCCAGGCTTTCCAAGCTCGCCGTCGAGATGCTGGCCGACCTGGACAAGGAGACGGTCAACTTTGGCCCTAACTTTGACGAATCGCTACAGGAACCGCTCGTCCTCCCGTCCCGCATTCCCAACTTGCTGGTCAACGGCTCTTCCGGTATCGCGGTCGGGATGGCGACCAATATCCCGCCGCACAACCTGACCGAAGTGATCGATGGCCTGGTCGCGCTGGCGGATAACCCGGAGACGACGCTCGAAGCCATACAAAAAATCGTGACCGGGCCCGACTTCCCGACCGGCGGCCTGATCTGCGGCCGGCAGGGGATCAACGACGCGTACACGACCGGACGGGGGTTGCTGACCCTGCGCGCCCGCTACGACCTGGAACGGGTCAAGAACAACAAGGAAGCGATCATTGTCACCGAGATACCGTATCAGGTCAACAAAGCGGAGACGATCGAACAGATCGCCGAGCTGGTCAAGGATAAGAAGATCCAGGGGATCTCCGACCTGCGCGACGAATCCGACCGCGACGGGATGCGCATTTACATTGAGCTGAAGCGCGACGCTTCGCGCGAGGTGGTCCTCAACCAGCTTTTCAAGCACTCTAACCTGCAAGTTACCTTTGGCGTCAACATGCTGGCCCTGGTCGGCGGCCAGCCCAAACTGCTCAACCTCCGCGAGATGATGGCCGAGTACCTTAAGCACCGCGAAGAGGTCGTGACCCGGCGGACAAAATACGAATTGCGCCGGGCGGAAGAACAAGCGCATATCCTGGAAGGGTTGGTTATCTGCGTCTCCAATATCGACGCGATCGTTAACCTGATCAAGAAGTCGAAGAGCGTCGATGATGCCCGCGAAGCGCTGATCGATAAATTTGATCTTTCCAAAATTCAGGCGCAGGCGATCCTCGACCTCAAGCTGCAGCGCCTGACCGCCCTGGAAAGACTTAAGATCGAAGAAGAACTGAAGGCGCTTAAAAAGCTGATCGGCGAGCTCAAGGAGATCCTGGCCAGCCGCAAAAAGCTCCTCGCCCTGGTCAAGAAGGAGCTCCTCGAGGTCAAGGAAAAGTACGGCGACAAGCGGCGGACCGAGATCAGCGCGCCGGCCGAGGACGTTAACATCGAGCAACTTATCCCGGAAATGGAAGTGGCGGTGCTGATCACCCGCGATGGTTACGTCAAGCGGGTGCCGGTCTCGTCGTTCAAGTCACAACTGCGCGGCGGGCGCGGCGTGGCCGGGATGAGCACGCGGGAAGAGGATGAGATAGAGAATATTTTCACCGCCTCCACGCATGCCTTTGTCCTCTTCTTCTCCAACCGGGGGAGGGTGTATAAATTAAAGGTTTACGATCTGCCGGAGGCCAGTCGTTCCGGCAAAGGCCAGGCCATTGCTAATGTTTTACAGGTGGAACAGGGCGAGTCGGTCACCTCCGCGGTCGCGGTCAGCGACTTTGAGAAAAAATCTTTCCTGATGATGGCGACCAAGAACGGCATGGTCAAGAAAGTGCCGGTAGAAGATTTCGCCAATATTCGCCGCTCCGGCATCATTGCCATCAAGTTGAAGGAAGGGGACGAGCTCCGCTGGGTCCAGGAGACCGACGGCAAACGCGAAGTTATCCTTGGCGCGGAGAGCGGTCTGATGATCCGCTTCTCGGAAAAAGTTGTCCGGCCGATGGGCCGGACCGCGGCCGGGGTCCGCGGTATCCGCCTGCAAAAGAAGGACGCGGTCGTTTCGATGGACGTCCTCAACGACGGCGGCGACCTGCTAGTCATCTCGCGCGGCGGTTTCGGCAAGAGGATGAAACTGGACGAGTTCTCCGCCCAGAACCGGGGGGGCAAAGGACATATCGCCATTAAGCTCCGCGACAATGACACGGTTTCCCAGATGAAGATCATCCACGGGAGCGACGAACTTCTCTTTGTCAGCGCCCGCGGGACGATGAGCCGGCAAAAGGCGAGCGGCATCTCCGCCCAGGGGCGCTACGCCAAAGGGGTGCGCATCCAGCGGGTTGATGAAGGGGATTATATCGTTGACGTGGCGAGCATCATCTCCAACGAAGAAGCGGCCGAAGTGCTCGAGCAGGCGCTGGAGACGGAGCAGGAGCGGAAAGAAGAGATGCTCCAGAAGATCAAAGAAGAGCGGGCCCAACTCCCGATCAAGCGGACGAGACGGCGCAAAAAAGATTAG
- the gcvT gene encoding glycine cleavage system aminomethyltransferase GcvT has translation MLKQTPLHHKHLALNAKMVEFAGWAMPVSYPAGIIAEHTAVRSSVGIFDIGHMGLIKIDGEGALALIQEAATNDASKLAVSQCQYSVLCNEKGGVIDDILVYRLADYFMIVANASNAEKVLGWLRSLAGKTAVQPLDGHCMLSLQGPRAIAAAEKTLSVSLTNLKHNHTLSANGLVFSRTGYTGEDGVELIAAKKEAASLWDAFVQAGVQPCGLGARDTLRLEAGLPLYGHEYDEETTPLEAGYGWAVKFDKGDFIGREALLKEKNEGLRKKLVGIELASRAIPRQGNLVFDDQKAKIGVVTSGTFSPTLKKPVALAYLSPQTSPLTPLFVEIRGEKVPARLVDKTFVKRVK, from the coding sequence ATGCTAAAACAAACACCCCTTCATCATAAACATCTTGCCTTAAACGCTAAAATGGTCGAATTTGCCGGCTGGGCGATGCCCGTTTCCTACCCGGCTGGGATCATCGCCGAACATACCGCCGTCCGCAGCTCCGTCGGGATTTTTGATATCGGTCACATGGGACTAATCAAGATCGATGGGGAGGGCGCGCTGGCGCTCATCCAAGAAGCGGCAACCAATGACGCCTCAAAATTGGCGGTTAGTCAGTGCCAGTATTCCGTTCTCTGCAACGAAAAAGGGGGCGTGATCGACGACATTTTGGTTTACAGATTGGCAGATTATTTCATGATCGTCGCCAACGCCTCTAACGCCGAAAAAGTTTTGGGCTGGCTAAGAAGCCTGGCCGGAAAAACGGCGGTTCAGCCGCTCGACGGACATTGCATGCTTTCTCTCCAGGGACCCAGGGCGATCGCGGCGGCCGAAAAAACCTTGTCCGTTTCGCTCACAAACTTAAAACACAACCACACTCTTTCGGCCAATGGGTTGGTTTTTTCTCGCACCGGCTACACCGGCGAAGACGGCGTTGAGCTGATCGCCGCCAAAAAAGAAGCCGCCTCCCTTTGGGACGCCTTCGTCCAGGCCGGGGTCCAGCCGTGTGGCCTGGGGGCGCGCGACACCTTGCGGCTCGAGGCGGGCCTGCCGCTCTACGGCCATGAATATGACGAAGAGACCACGCCGCTCGAAGCCGGCTACGGCTGGGCAGTTAAGTTCGATAAGGGTGATTTTATCGGCCGGGAGGCTCTGCTAAAAGAAAAGAACGAAGGCCTCCGAAAAAAATTAGTCGGCATCGAGCTGGCAAGCCGGGCGATCCCGCGCCAGGGGAATTTGGTCTTCGACGATCAAAAAGCGAAAATAGGGGTCGTAACCAGCGGGACTTTTTCCCCGACGCTGAAAAAACCGGTTGCCCTCGCCTACCTCTCCCCTCAGACCTCACCCCTCACCCCATTATTCGTCGAGATCCGCGGCGAAAAGGTCCCCGCCCGGCTCGTTGACAAAACCTTCGTGAAAAGAGTAAAATAA
- the gcvPA gene encoding aminomethyl-transferring glycine dehydrogenase subunit GcvPA has protein sequence MSGDLWADIPASSRLKKPLDLPPPLSEPELLAEMAALGERNSTTYNFLGAGAYHHFIPSALRHLVGRAEFYTAYTPYQPEASQGTLQAIYEYQSMVCELTGLDVANASMYDGATALAEAAFMACRITGKKKIAVARTVNPHYRQVLQTYCNAADLELVELPYDQKTGATNHESRITNDLACFILQQPNFFGHIEAVSPLAKKTHEAGAIFIVAANPISLGLLQPPGAAGADLVVGEGQPLGSPVSFGGPGLGILATKNKYLRQMPGRIVGGTVDVDGKKAFVLTMATREQHIRRERATSNICSNEALCALTATVYLSLLGKSGLKKVAELCLQKANYVRRALPAAKLPFPGTPIFQEFVVRTARPFGLALDEYYPELKGCRLLCVNETVKKEALDKLISELAAA, from the coding sequence GTGAGCGGCGACCTCTGGGCCGATATTCCCGCCTCGAGCCGCCTGAAAAAGCCGTTGGACCTCCCGCCCCCGCTGAGCGAGCCGGAGCTACTGGCCGAGATGGCGGCGCTGGGCGAACGTAATTCCACCACCTATAACTTCCTCGGCGCTGGTGCTTATCATCATTTTATCCCTAGCGCGTTGAGGCATCTGGTCGGCCGGGCAGAATTTTATACCGCCTATACCCCTTATCAGCCGGAAGCGAGCCAAGGGACCTTGCAGGCCATTTACGAGTATCAATCGATGGTCTGTGAACTGACCGGCCTTGATGTCGCCAATGCTTCGATGTATGACGGGGCGACCGCCTTAGCGGAAGCCGCTTTCATGGCCTGCCGTATCACCGGGAAGAAAAAGATCGCCGTTGCCCGGACCGTCAATCCGCATTATCGCCAGGTTTTGCAAACCTACTGTAACGCGGCCGATCTTGAGTTGGTCGAGTTGCCATATGACCAGAAAACTGGGGCCACGAATCACGAATCACGAATCACGAACGACCTCGCCTGCTTCATCCTCCAACAACCTAACTTCTTTGGGCACATTGAGGCAGTTAGCCCGTTGGCCAAAAAGACCCATGAAGCAGGGGCTATCTTCATAGTGGCCGCGAACCCGATTTCGCTCGGACTGCTGCAGCCCCCTGGCGCCGCGGGGGCCGACCTTGTCGTCGGCGAGGGACAGCCGCTGGGGAGCCCGGTCAGTTTCGGCGGGCCAGGGCTGGGGATCTTGGCGACTAAAAACAAGTATTTGCGCCAGATGCCGGGGCGGATCGTCGGCGGGACGGTCGATGTCGACGGGAAAAAAGCCTTTGTTCTGACCATGGCGACACGCGAACAGCATATCCGCCGCGAACGGGCGACCTCTAACATTTGCAGCAACGAAGCGCTTTGCGCCTTAACCGCAACAGTGTACCTTTCTCTGCTGGGGAAGTCGGGGTTAAAGAAAGTCGCGGAGCTCTGCTTGCAGAAAGCGAACTATGTCCGCCGGGCCCTACCGGCCGCTAAACTCCCCTTTCCAGGCACGCCGATCTTCCAGGAATTCGTGGTCAGGACCGCGCGGCCTTTTGGCCTGGCGCTGGACGAATATTATCCCGAGCTTAAAGGTTGCCGGTTGCTCTGCGTGAATGAAACGGTAAAAAAAGAGGCTCTGGATAAATTAATAAGCGAGCTCGCCGCGGCCTAA
- a CDS encoding GerMN domain-containing protein: protein MKRKTKKRAQKNLYYIALVGLAIVGLAFLAWTNLSVEKKNPVVRAHFFKGEKLIAVERPLKPDTPPLKQAIEALLAGPTPQEAAEGITTQLPAGVKIRSIKAERDIAIIDFSGRLEAYGGGSNRVEGLVAQIVYTATAVPGISKAWIWLAGEKEVVLGGEGLVLDKPLGRGELAY from the coding sequence GTGAAAAGAAAAACAAAAAAGAGAGCGCAAAAGAATCTTTACTACATCGCACTGGTAGGACTGGCTATCGTCGGCCTGGCCTTCCTAGCCTGGACCAATCTCTCCGTGGAAAAGAAAAATCCGGTCGTCAGGGCGCATTTCTTTAAGGGCGAAAAACTGATCGCCGTTGAACGGCCGCTAAAGCCCGATACCCCGCCGCTCAAGCAGGCGATCGAAGCGCTGCTGGCGGGACCGACCCCGCAGGAGGCGGCTGAGGGAATTACGACGCAGCTGCCGGCCGGGGTCAAGATCAGGTCGATCAAGGCGGAAAGGGATATTGCCATCATCGATTTCAGCGGCCGGCTCGAGGCTTACGGCGGCGGCTCAAATCGGGTCGAGGGGCTGGTGGCGCAAATAGTTTATACCGCCACGGCGGTCCCGGGGATCAGTAAGGCTTGGATCTGGCTGGCCGGGGAGAAAGAAGTGGTGCTGGGCGGGGAAGGGTTGGTCCTGGACAAACCGTTAGGCCGCGGCGAGCTCGCTTATTAA